The Vigna unguiculata cultivar IT97K-499-35 chromosome 6, ASM411807v1, whole genome shotgun sequence genome contains a region encoding:
- the LOC114187780 gene encoding uncharacterized protein LOC114187780 isoform X1, whose translation MGKGDHGRCIFSLTSLQIGDLQSYFADLSLFLANDSKKMYILVDNRPWLSDLGSRGIHIWQLMVTKSRLSPFAYSKARRERNEGKEVCPQSSSSNPKKLMRWLSLIEAVVLSRKRVLLPVKNLRNSLQLSSELHRTLYGFIIFEVAWSSVRGINYYNELQTDTSLAIEAKLMKRWEFDNIAQAARCMSSWFSGTPSEQMLLKERLDSASGEIFYDASEDFSGVVSVDDDDDGDNNNVCRNVTVEDMLGTNVAVCSADIEDTTEMLHTPPPSGPNKRRKLMNSLSAGVEADSYSAGEIDDSLDYSQTSSCFSDDTAEVTQDDSVETTQDDADKATQYRDVLLLFRFDDHDLPFKLREVIVSDLRLLTLLEAGLPSWVIFLQSYPVLCNLYRPWMCPLARLLYVLISFVTVLIGFYDLYKNVPVLKATASRICGPLFDWIETWEMVSRVKYLGTMLFLHNFQKAVRWFLAFSHAMRSFFSVLVQPLVESLVEIFGFLLPSLKFLFDIAESIFSVIWLVVDTSFDIVGNVLELLFSPFWFLFNVVWNIATCILYPLFWVLWELLYAPVRLILMTFRFLPSTCLYIFNILGKLWQFFSSIFQFAATSEATVTASEVSMWRTLWNDLFSQIFRALKSIVYGFVAFFTACNRHRLSIYNHVQEFIRRLYRACQRSRQGNSGDRGKNGLTLKLAEEKKNV comes from the exons ATGGGGAAAGGTGACCATGGACGCTGCATTTTTTCTCTTACGAGTTTGCAAATTGG AGACTTGCAATCTTATTTTGCAGATCTTAGCCTTTTCCTCGCAAATGATAgcaaaaaaatgtatattttggtTGACAATAGACCATGGTTGAGTGACCTTGGTTCACGGGGCATACACATTTGGCAATTAATGGTTACTAAG TCAAGGCTATCTCCCTTTGCATATTCCAAAGCTAGAAGAGAGAGGAACGAAGGCAAAGAAGTTTGTCCTCAATCAAGCTCAAGCAATCCAAAGAAACTTATGAGATGGTTATCATTGATTGAAGCAGTGGTGTTATCAAGGAAGAGAGTTTTGTTGCCTGTGAAAAACTTAAGGAATTCTTTACAATTGAGCAGTGAGCTGCATAGAACTCTCTATGGTTTTATCATATTTGAAGTTGCATGGTCTAGTGTTCGTGGTATCAACTACTATAATGAGCTTCAG ACCGATACATCACTGGCTATAGAAGCTAAACTGATGAAAAGATGGGAATTTGATAATATTGCTCAAGCTGCAAGGTGCATGTCTTCATGGTTCTCAGGAACCCCTTCTGAGCAGATGCTTCTAAAAGAACGCCTGGATTCTGCCTCAG GGGAAATATTTTATGATGCCAGTGAAGATTTTTCTGGTGTTGTATctgttgatgatgatgacgacgGGGACAATAATAATGTCTGCAGAAATGTCACTGTTGAAGATATGTTAGGTACCAATGTTGCTGTATGTTCTGCTGATATAGAAGACACAACAGAAATGTTACACACACCTCCTCCTTCTGGACCTAATAAGAGACGAAAATTAATGAATTCCTTGAGTGCTGGAGTTGAAGCTGATAGCTACTCTGCAGGTGAAATTGATGACTCATTGGATTATTCTCAGACCTCTAGCTGCTTTTCTGATGATACAGCTGAAGTCACTCAAGATGATTCAGTTGAAACCACTCAAGATGATGCAGATAAAGCAACACAATATAGGGATGTTCTACTGTTATTTAGGTTTGATGATCACGACCTCCCATTTAAATTACGGGAAGTCATTGTATCTGATCTGCGATTGCTTACTTTGTTGGAGGCTGGTCTTCCATCTTGGGTCATCTTCCTTCAGTCATATCCAGTGTTATGCAATCTTTATCGTCCTTGGATGTGCCCACTTGCAAgacttttatatgttttgataTCATTTGTTACTGTTCTCATTGGATTCTACGATTTATACAAAAATGTTCCTGTTCTTAAGGCAACTGCATCTCGTATATGTGGTCCTCTTTTTGATTGGATTGAAACTTGGGAGATGGTTTCAAGGGTCAAATACTTAGGGACAATGCTGTTTCTACATAACTTCCAAAAGGCTGTTAGGTGGTTTCTTGCCTTTTCACATGCTATGAGGTCATTCTTTTCAGTTCTTGTTCAACCTCTTGTAGAATCACTGGTGGAGATTTTTGGATTTCTTCTCCCAAGCTTGAAGTTTTTGTTTGACATAGCTGAAAGCATCTTTTCTGTTATTTGGCTAGTAGTTGATACTTCTTTTGATATAGTGGGAAATGTACTGGAGCTACTATTTTCACCTTTTTGGTTTCTGTTCAATGTTGTTTGGAACATCG CTACATGTATCTTATATCCTTTATTTTGGGTTCTCTGGGAATTACTATATGCTCCTGTTCGTCTCATCCTGATGACATTCAGATTTTTGCCCTCAACATGTTTgtacatttttaatatacttgGAAAGTTGTGGCAGTTTTTTAGTAGCATTTTTCAGTTTGCAGCAACTTCTGAAGCTACAGTGACTGCCTCTGAAGTATCCATGTGGCGAACTCTTTGGAATGATCTTTTTTCCCAG ATTTTCCGTGCTCTCAAGAGCATAGTCTATGGGTttgttgccttcttcacagccTGCAATAGGCATCGACTAAG
- the LOC114187780 gene encoding uncharacterized protein LOC114187780 isoform X2, with product MGKGDHGRCIFSLTSLQIGDLQSYFADLSLFLANDSKKMYILVDNRPWLSDLGSRGIHIWQLMVTKSRLSPFAYSKARRERNEGKEVCPQSSSSNPKKLMRWLSLIEAVVLSRKRVLLPVKNLRNSLQLSSELHRTLYGFIIFEVAWSSVRGINYYNELQTDTSLAIEAKLMKRWEFDNIAQAARCMSSWFSGTPSEQMLLKERLDSASGEIFYDASEDFSGVVSVDDDDDGDNNNVCRNVTVEDMLGEIDDSLDYSQTSSCFSDDTAEVTQDDSVETTQDDADKATQYRDVLLLFRFDDHDLPFKLREVIVSDLRLLTLLEAGLPSWVIFLQSYPVLCNLYRPWMCPLARLLYVLISFVTVLIGFYDLYKNVPVLKATASRICGPLFDWIETWEMVSRVKYLGTMLFLHNFQKAVRWFLAFSHAMRSFFSVLVQPLVESLVEIFGFLLPSLKFLFDIAESIFSVIWLVVDTSFDIVGNVLELLFSPFWFLFNVVWNIATCILYPLFWVLWELLYAPVRLILMTFRFLPSTCLYIFNILGKLWQFFSSIFQFAATSEATVTASEVSMWRTLWNDLFSQIFRALKSIVYGFVAFFTACNRHRLSIYNHVQEFIRRLYRACQRSRQGNSGDRGKNGLTLKLAEEKKNV from the exons ATGGGGAAAGGTGACCATGGACGCTGCATTTTTTCTCTTACGAGTTTGCAAATTGG AGACTTGCAATCTTATTTTGCAGATCTTAGCCTTTTCCTCGCAAATGATAgcaaaaaaatgtatattttggtTGACAATAGACCATGGTTGAGTGACCTTGGTTCACGGGGCATACACATTTGGCAATTAATGGTTACTAAG TCAAGGCTATCTCCCTTTGCATATTCCAAAGCTAGAAGAGAGAGGAACGAAGGCAAAGAAGTTTGTCCTCAATCAAGCTCAAGCAATCCAAAGAAACTTATGAGATGGTTATCATTGATTGAAGCAGTGGTGTTATCAAGGAAGAGAGTTTTGTTGCCTGTGAAAAACTTAAGGAATTCTTTACAATTGAGCAGTGAGCTGCATAGAACTCTCTATGGTTTTATCATATTTGAAGTTGCATGGTCTAGTGTTCGTGGTATCAACTACTATAATGAGCTTCAG ACCGATACATCACTGGCTATAGAAGCTAAACTGATGAAAAGATGGGAATTTGATAATATTGCTCAAGCTGCAAGGTGCATGTCTTCATGGTTCTCAGGAACCCCTTCTGAGCAGATGCTTCTAAAAGAACGCCTGGATTCTGCCTCAG GGGAAATATTTTATGATGCCAGTGAAGATTTTTCTGGTGTTGTATctgttgatgatgatgacgacgGGGACAATAATAATGTCTGCAGAAATGTCACTGTTGAAGATATGTTAG GTGAAATTGATGACTCATTGGATTATTCTCAGACCTCTAGCTGCTTTTCTGATGATACAGCTGAAGTCACTCAAGATGATTCAGTTGAAACCACTCAAGATGATGCAGATAAAGCAACACAATATAGGGATGTTCTACTGTTATTTAGGTTTGATGATCACGACCTCCCATTTAAATTACGGGAAGTCATTGTATCTGATCTGCGATTGCTTACTTTGTTGGAGGCTGGTCTTCCATCTTGGGTCATCTTCCTTCAGTCATATCCAGTGTTATGCAATCTTTATCGTCCTTGGATGTGCCCACTTGCAAgacttttatatgttttgataTCATTTGTTACTGTTCTCATTGGATTCTACGATTTATACAAAAATGTTCCTGTTCTTAAGGCAACTGCATCTCGTATATGTGGTCCTCTTTTTGATTGGATTGAAACTTGGGAGATGGTTTCAAGGGTCAAATACTTAGGGACAATGCTGTTTCTACATAACTTCCAAAAGGCTGTTAGGTGGTTTCTTGCCTTTTCACATGCTATGAGGTCATTCTTTTCAGTTCTTGTTCAACCTCTTGTAGAATCACTGGTGGAGATTTTTGGATTTCTTCTCCCAAGCTTGAAGTTTTTGTTTGACATAGCTGAAAGCATCTTTTCTGTTATTTGGCTAGTAGTTGATACTTCTTTTGATATAGTGGGAAATGTACTGGAGCTACTATTTTCACCTTTTTGGTTTCTGTTCAATGTTGTTTGGAACATCG CTACATGTATCTTATATCCTTTATTTTGGGTTCTCTGGGAATTACTATATGCTCCTGTTCGTCTCATCCTGATGACATTCAGATTTTTGCCCTCAACATGTTTgtacatttttaatatacttgGAAAGTTGTGGCAGTTTTTTAGTAGCATTTTTCAGTTTGCAGCAACTTCTGAAGCTACAGTGACTGCCTCTGAAGTATCCATGTGGCGAACTCTTTGGAATGATCTTTTTTCCCAG ATTTTCCGTGCTCTCAAGAGCATAGTCTATGGGTttgttgccttcttcacagccTGCAATAGGCATCGACTAAG